A single genomic interval of Zobellia nedashkovskayae harbors:
- a CDS encoding DUF1573 domain-containing protein, producing MKKIVLVLFVGLMGLSLTAQDKAAKIEFKSETVDYGEIQKGADGVRVFEFTNTGQAPLIISKVSSSCGCTIPKKPEDPILPGKTGEISVKYDTNRVGPIRKAITVISNADTPTKVLKIKGEVKAADGK from the coding sequence ATGAAAAAAATTGTACTCGTATTATTTGTTGGCCTAATGGGATTATCCCTTACCGCACAGGACAAGGCCGCTAAAATCGAATTCAAATCCGAAACCGTAGACTACGGTGAAATTCAAAAAGGAGCCGATGGCGTCCGCGTTTTTGAATTTACCAATACCGGCCAAGCGCCTTTAATTATTAGCAAAGTAAGCTCTAGTTGTGGTTGTACCATTCCTAAAAAACCTGAAGACCCAATTTTACCGGGTAAGACAGGAGAGATTTCTGTAAAATATGACACCAACCGTGTAGGTCCAATTAGAAAAGCAATAACCGTTATTTCTAATGCAGATACACCTACTAAGGTTCTTAAAATTAAAGGTGAAGTTAAAGCCGCGGATGGCAAATAA
- a CDS encoding phosphatidate cytidylyltransferase translates to MKEILRRSITGVVYIFLLLSVVFLSSDAFDFLFMIFGLACLNEYKKLVGLKGLHIYGAYLILWWAYIYFVSDMYLVYILLGCTLAVNFMLLFFLFSKRTKLFNTIQKFLIGLFYVGGGCIFLTMIPYTNNDFAKFLIIGIFILIWVNDSFAYIVGRSFGRTKLFSAVSPKKTIEGALGGLVFAVGTAYFMAKYEPILNPLQWVMLAIVIVVTGNLGDLIESKFKRTAGVKDSGAILPGHGGMLDRLDSLIFAAPFAYLTLKIFAHVS, encoded by the coding sequence ATGAAGGAAATTTTAAGGCGGTCGATTACAGGAGTTGTTTACATCTTTTTATTATTGTCCGTGGTCTTTTTAAGTTCGGATGCTTTCGACTTTTTATTTATGATATTTGGACTTGCCTGTCTAAATGAATACAAAAAACTTGTTGGGTTAAAGGGACTCCATATTTATGGAGCCTATTTAATATTGTGGTGGGCCTATATATATTTCGTAAGTGATATGTATCTGGTTTACATTCTTTTAGGGTGTACTCTAGCCGTAAACTTTATGCTTCTGTTTTTTCTTTTTTCTAAAAGGACTAAACTCTTTAATACAATTCAAAAATTTCTTATTGGCTTATTCTATGTAGGAGGCGGTTGCATTTTCCTTACAATGATTCCATATACCAATAATGACTTTGCCAAATTTTTAATTATAGGTATTTTTATCTTAATTTGGGTAAATGATTCGTTTGCTTACATTGTTGGTCGTAGCTTTGGGCGCACAAAGTTGTTCTCTGCGGTATCACCAAAGAAAACAATTGAAGGTGCACTTGGTGGTTTAGTTTTCGCCGTTGGAACGGCTTATTTTATGGCTAAGTACGAGCCCATCTTAAATCCCCTGCAATGGGTTATGTTGGCTATTGTAATTGTAGTTACGGGGAACTTAGGTGATTTAATTGAGTCAAAATTTAAAAGAACGGCAGGCGTAAAAGATAGTGGTGCTATTTTACCTGGCCATGGCGGCATGTTAGATCGCCTAGATAGTTTAATATTTGCCGCACCTTTTGCATACTTAACTTTAAAAATTTTCGCACATGTTTCATAG
- a CDS encoding sterol desaturase family protein — protein METYAQALLYAIPFFVALLAVEIGYGYFIKNQKHKVMDSVSSISSGFTNIIKDTLGLGFILVTYPFLLEHLAVFKMESTWLLWFVAFIVIDFAGYWNHRLNHKINFFWNQHVIHHSSEEFNLACALRQPISNLVGYFPLLILPAAILGIPNEVIAILAPVHLFAQFWYHTQHIGKMGWAEYIIVTPSQHRVHHAINPEYIDKNLGQILCVWDRWFGTFQEELKDVPPQYGVLKPASTWNPIPINFQHFWRLLQDAWRTRSYYDKFRIWFMPTGWRPDDVKEKYPITIIGDVYGFTRYETPASNALKFYVVFQLIATTLLLWFMFYNFETIGVSGLLLFGFIVFTGIYGYTTLMDRKQHAAYVELFRGVLGLVLIIFTGDWFGMNYYISFGSWLVVFYFLITIFSGLYFTYFESSTIKKNTIA, from the coding sequence GTGGAAACGTATGCTCAGGCACTCTTATATGCAATCCCATTTTTTGTGGCTCTACTAGCTGTTGAAATAGGTTATGGATATTTCATCAAAAATCAAAAGCATAAAGTAATGGATTCAGTTTCGAGTATAAGCTCGGGCTTTACAAATATTATAAAAGATACTTTAGGCCTAGGTTTTATCCTGGTGACCTATCCTTTTTTATTGGAACATTTAGCGGTATTTAAAATGGAGAGTACGTGGCTATTGTGGTTTGTTGCATTTATTGTCATTGATTTTGCAGGATATTGGAATCATCGTCTAAATCATAAAATAAATTTTTTCTGGAATCAACATGTTATACATCATAGTAGTGAAGAGTTTAACCTAGCCTGCGCTTTACGACAGCCCATTTCTAATTTAGTAGGATATTTTCCATTGTTAATACTTCCTGCAGCTATTTTGGGTATTCCCAACGAAGTAATAGCCATATTGGCTCCTGTCCATCTTTTTGCACAGTTTTGGTATCATACCCAACATATAGGTAAAATGGGTTGGGCGGAATATATTATTGTTACACCATCCCAGCACAGAGTGCACCACGCTATAAATCCTGAATATATAGATAAGAACTTAGGGCAAATTCTTTGTGTGTGGGATCGGTGGTTTGGTACTTTTCAAGAAGAGTTAAAGGATGTTCCACCTCAATACGGTGTATTAAAACCAGCTTCAACTTGGAATCCAATACCTATTAATTTTCAACATTTCTGGCGGTTGTTACAAGATGCTTGGCGTACAAGAAGCTACTATGATAAATTTCGTATTTGGTTTATGCCAACGGGCTGGAGGCCTGATGATGTCAAAGAGAAATATCCAATAACCATAATTGGAGATGTATATGGATTTACACGCTATGAAACACCTGCATCTAATGCTTTAAAATTCTATGTGGTTTTTCAATTGATAGCTACCACTCTCTTGTTATGGTTCATGTTCTATAATTTTGAGACTATAGGAGTTAGCGGTCTTTTACTTTTTGGATTTATAGTTTTTACTGGTATTTATGGGTACACTACTTTAATGGATAGAAAGCAACACGCTGCTTATGTTGAATTATTTAGAGGAGTGCTGGGCTTAGTATTGATAATTTTTACAGGAGATTGGTTTGGCATGAATTACTATATATCCTTTGGGAGTTGGCTTGTTGTTTTTTACTTTTTAATTACTATATTTTCAGGATTATATTTCACGTATTTTGAATCTTCCACTATAAAGAAAAATACAATAGCCTAA
- a CDS encoding phosphatidylserine decarboxylase family protein: protein MFHREGQKIILITFFIVALVVLGSQYAIDIPWLRLGIQLIALVFLILILQFFRNPTRRAAKNFDDILAPVDGKVVVIEEVEETEYFKDKRIQVSIFMSPINVHVTRYPVSGSVKYSKYHPGKYLVAWHPKSSTENERTTVVIRTPKFGDILYRQIAGALARRIVNYAEEGDNVQQGEDAGFIKFGSRVDLFLPLDCAITVKLNQKVIGAETCVAAVLKKNEEGEITY, encoded by the coding sequence ATGTTTCATAGAGAGGGTCAAAAAATTATCCTGATCACCTTTTTTATTGTGGCTTTAGTTGTACTTGGCTCTCAATATGCTATTGACATTCCATGGCTACGGTTGGGAATTCAATTAATTGCTCTCGTGTTTTTAATTTTGATTTTGCAATTCTTTAGAAACCCTACACGTAGGGCAGCAAAAAACTTTGATGACATCTTGGCGCCCGTTGACGGAAAAGTAGTTGTTATTGAAGAGGTTGAAGAAACCGAATACTTTAAAGACAAACGTATACAGGTTTCTATTTTTATGTCGCCTATAAACGTTCATGTTACGCGTTATCCCGTAAGCGGAAGTGTAAAATACTCAAAATATCATCCTGGTAAATATTTAGTAGCTTGGCACCCTAAGTCCAGTACAGAGAACGAACGAACAACTGTAGTTATACGGACACCTAAATTTGGAGATATCCTTTACAGACAGATTGCTGGTGCCTTAGCGAGACGTATTGTCAATTATGCGGAAGAAGGTGATAACGTTCAGCAAGGTGAAGATGCAGGTTTCATAAAATTTGGGTCAAGAGTTGATTTGTTTTTGCCGTTAGACTGTGCAATTACCGTAAAACTAAACCAAAAAGTAATCGGTGCAGAAACGTGTGTTGCCGCAGTTCTAAAAAAGAATGAAGAAGGAGAAATTACATACTGA
- a CDS encoding valine--tRNA ligase: MDIPSKYDALKAENHWYDYWMEHDYFSSTPDEREPYTIVIPPPNVTGVLHMGHMLNVTIQDVLTRRARLMGKNACWVPGMDHASIATEAKVVAKLKAQGIDKADLTREEFLKHAWDWTDEYGGVILGQLKKLGASCDWDRTKFTMDDDMYKSVIKVFVDLFNKGLIYRGHRMVNWDPEAQTTLSDEEVIYEEKQGLLYYLSYPIEGSDERVTIATTRPETILGDTAICINPNDERYHHLRGKKVIVPISGRVIPIIEDEYVDIEFGTGCLKITPAHDINDKALGEKHGLETIDIFNADATLNSFGLHYEGKDRFVVRKEITKELEEKGFLVKKENYVNKVGTSERTKAVIEPRLSDQWFLKMEDLVKPAIKAVLETEEVKFFPKKFENTYRHWMENIRDWNISRQLWWGQQIPAFYFGDGQEDFVVAETAVEALKLAQEKSGNANLTEADLRQDEDALDTWFSSWLWPISVFNGILEPDNKEINYYYPTNDLVTGPDIIFFWVARMIISGYEYRDERPFKNVYFTGLVRDKQRRKMSKSLGNSPDALKLIEDYGADGVRVGLLLSSAAGNDLMFDEDLCQQGKNFANKIWNGFRLLKGWEIADLPQPEASRLGIEWYRAKFNKTLVEIEDHFSKYRISDALMAIYKLVWDDYSSWLLEIIKPDYQKPIDRTTYEAVIVLFEQNLKLLHPFMPFLTEEVWQHITERTPEDALVISKWPKVEKVDEALIESFDVAAEVVSGVRNIRKEKNIPMKESLELMVLNEGNFAKTWDVVIEKLTNVGEVAYVDATVEGALSFRVKSNEYFVPMSGAIDVEAEIKKIEEELKYTNGFLKSVQKKLSNERFVNNAPEKVITIERQKQADAEAKIETLEKSLASLK; encoded by the coding sequence ATGGATATCCCTTCTAAATATGACGCCCTAAAAGCTGAAAACCACTGGTATGATTACTGGATGGAGCATGATTATTTTTCATCTACCCCAGATGAAAGAGAGCCTTATACTATTGTAATTCCTCCTCCTAACGTAACCGGAGTGCTTCATATGGGGCATATGCTGAACGTCACTATTCAAGATGTATTGACCAGAAGGGCCCGTTTAATGGGTAAGAATGCATGTTGGGTACCGGGAATGGACCACGCTTCTATTGCTACAGAGGCTAAAGTTGTGGCAAAATTGAAAGCCCAAGGCATAGATAAAGCCGATTTAACTCGCGAAGAGTTTTTAAAACACGCGTGGGATTGGACAGATGAGTATGGTGGGGTTATTCTTGGTCAGCTCAAAAAATTAGGTGCTTCGTGTGATTGGGATCGTACCAAATTCACCATGGATGACGATATGTATAAATCGGTCATTAAAGTATTTGTTGATTTATTCAATAAAGGATTGATATACAGAGGGCACCGTATGGTAAATTGGGACCCAGAAGCGCAGACGACACTTTCCGATGAAGAAGTAATTTATGAGGAAAAACAGGGGCTTTTATATTACCTGTCATATCCAATTGAAGGTTCTGATGAGCGCGTAACCATTGCTACGACAAGGCCTGAGACTATATTAGGGGATACGGCTATCTGTATTAATCCTAATGATGAAAGGTATCATCATTTAAGGGGTAAAAAAGTAATTGTTCCTATATCAGGTAGGGTGATACCTATCATAGAAGATGAGTATGTAGATATTGAATTCGGTACGGGATGTTTGAAAATAACGCCAGCCCACGATATTAATGATAAGGCTTTAGGTGAAAAGCATGGCCTTGAAACTATAGATATCTTTAACGCAGATGCAACGCTAAATTCTTTTGGATTGCATTATGAGGGAAAAGACCGTTTTGTAGTTCGAAAAGAAATTACCAAGGAGCTTGAAGAAAAAGGATTTTTGGTCAAAAAGGAGAACTACGTTAATAAAGTAGGTACTTCAGAACGTACTAAAGCTGTTATTGAACCTCGTTTAAGTGATCAGTGGTTCCTAAAGATGGAAGATTTGGTAAAGCCGGCTATCAAAGCTGTTCTTGAAACGGAAGAGGTTAAATTCTTCCCTAAAAAGTTCGAGAATACCTATCGTCATTGGATGGAGAACATTCGCGACTGGAATATTTCGCGCCAATTGTGGTGGGGACAGCAGATTCCTGCCTTTTATTTTGGTGATGGACAAGAAGATTTTGTAGTAGCAGAAACTGCAGTTGAAGCCTTAAAATTGGCTCAAGAGAAATCAGGAAATGCCAATTTGACAGAGGCAGACCTTAGGCAGGATGAAGATGCGCTAGATACTTGGTTTTCTTCTTGGTTATGGCCTATTAGTGTCTTTAACGGCATTTTAGAGCCGGATAATAAAGAGATAAATTACTATTATCCAACCAATGATTTGGTGACCGGTCCAGATATTATTTTCTTCTGGGTAGCTAGAATGATTATTTCTGGTTATGAATACCGTGATGAACGGCCTTTCAAAAATGTGTATTTTACTGGGTTGGTTCGTGATAAGCAGCGTAGAAAAATGTCTAAATCGCTAGGAAATTCTCCTGATGCACTTAAGTTGATAGAAGACTACGGAGCAGATGGTGTTCGTGTTGGACTTTTACTAAGCTCTGCTGCGGGTAACGACCTAATGTTCGATGAAGATTTATGCCAGCAAGGTAAGAATTTTGCCAATAAAATATGGAATGGTTTCCGATTGTTGAAAGGGTGGGAGATTGCAGATTTGCCACAACCTGAAGCATCAAGATTAGGTATTGAATGGTATAGAGCTAAATTCAATAAAACCTTAGTAGAGATTGAAGACCATTTTAGCAAGTATCGTATTTCAGATGCCTTAATGGCAATTTATAAGTTGGTTTGGGATGATTATAGTTCATGGTTGTTGGAGATTATTAAGCCAGATTATCAGAAACCTATAGATAGAACTACTTATGAAGCAGTAATTGTTTTATTTGAACAGAATTTAAAACTGTTACATCCGTTTATGCCCTTCTTGACAGAAGAAGTTTGGCAACACATTACAGAACGCACACCGGAAGATGCTTTGGTTATTTCTAAATGGCCAAAAGTAGAGAAGGTAGATGAAGCGCTTATAGAAAGTTTTGATGTGGCTGCAGAAGTGGTGTCCGGTGTTCGGAATATTCGAAAAGAAAAGAATATTCCAATGAAAGAGAGTTTAGAGCTTATGGTTCTCAACGAAGGGAATTTTGCTAAAACTTGGGATGTGGTTATAGAGAAGCTGACCAATGTTGGTGAAGTTGCTTATGTTGATGCTACGGTTGAAGGTGCTTTATCTTTCCGTGTAAAAAGCAACGAGTACTTTGTTCCAATGAGCGGCGCAATTGATGTTGAGGCCGAAATTAAAAAGATTGAAGAAGAGTTGAAGTATACCAACGGCTTTTTGAAATCTGTTCAGAAGAAACTATCTAATGAGCGTTTTGTAAACAATGCACCAGAAAAGGTGATAACTATAGAGCGCCAAAAGCAAGCAGATGCTGAGGCAAAAATAGAAACACTAGAGAAAAGTTTGGCAAGTTTGAAGTAA
- a CDS encoding pyridoxal phosphate-dependent aminotransferase translates to MPSVSHKGLSMPESPIRKLVPYAEEAKKKGAKVIHLNIGQPDIKTPQVALDAVKNNTLEVIAYSRTEGSEEYREKLAAYYAKNNIHVTAKDIIVTTGGSEALAFTMGSIADNDDEIIIPEPFYANYNGFATATGVKVVPVISHIDSNFALPAIEEFEKLITPKTKAILICNPGNPTGYLYTKEEIKKLAAIVKKHDLFLIADEVYREFTYDGKEHYSILQEEGLEENAIIVDSVSKRYSMCGARIGCLVTKNKDVIKTALKFAQARLSPPTYAQIASEAALETPQSYFDDVKEEYVGRRNVLIEELEKIEGIKVGKPQGAFYCIAELPITDADDFAQWLLEDFRLNNETVMVAPAAGFYASEGLGKNQIRIAYVLDKENLKRAVNILKEALKSYIA, encoded by the coding sequence ATGCCATCAGTATCACATAAAGGGCTTTCTATGCCCGAATCTCCTATTAGAAAATTGGTTCCCTATGCAGAAGAAGCAAAGAAAAAAGGGGCAAAAGTAATTCACCTCAATATTGGCCAACCGGACATAAAAACGCCCCAGGTAGCGCTAGATGCGGTAAAAAATAATACACTAGAAGTTATTGCCTATAGCCGTACGGAAGGGTCAGAAGAATACCGTGAAAAACTTGCGGCTTACTATGCCAAAAACAATATTCACGTAACAGCTAAAGATATTATAGTTACCACTGGTGGGTCCGAAGCTTTGGCTTTTACTATGGGCAGTATTGCGGATAATGATGATGAAATTATTATTCCTGAACCTTTTTATGCCAACTACAACGGTTTTGCAACCGCAACAGGGGTAAAAGTTGTTCCTGTGATATCTCATATCGATTCTAATTTTGCCCTCCCGGCCATTGAAGAATTCGAAAAGTTGATTACTCCCAAAACCAAAGCAATTCTTATATGCAATCCTGGTAATCCTACAGGATACCTGTATACTAAAGAAGAAATCAAAAAACTGGCTGCAATCGTTAAAAAACATGATCTATTTTTAATTGCAGACGAAGTATACAGAGAGTTTACCTACGACGGAAAAGAACACTACTCAATTTTACAAGAAGAAGGATTGGAAGAGAATGCCATTATCGTAGACTCCGTTAGCAAAAGATACAGCATGTGTGGCGCTCGTATTGGGTGCCTGGTTACAAAGAATAAAGATGTTATTAAGACAGCTCTAAAATTTGCCCAAGCAAGATTATCACCCCCAACCTACGCGCAAATTGCTAGTGAAGCCGCTTTAGAAACACCTCAAAGTTATTTTGATGACGTAAAAGAAGAATATGTAGGTCGTAGAAACGTGCTTATTGAAGAACTAGAAAAAATTGAAGGTATTAAAGTAGGTAAACCACAAGGTGCTTTTTATTGCATTGCAGAATTACCTATTACAGATGCCGATGATTTTGCACAATGGTTATTAGAAGATTTTAGGTTGAACAATGAAACTGTTATGGTTGCACCAGCAGCAGGATTCTACGCTTCGGAAGGACTTGGGAAGAACCAAATTAGAATTGCCTATGTTCTGGACAAAGAAAACTTAAAGAGAGCCGTTAATATACTAAAGGAGGCGTTAAAAAGTTATATAGCTTAA
- a CDS encoding PDZ domain-containing protein has product MLLSSLVTAQGFNLPKGQKIEKLKFQLINNLIVVPIEVNGTELSFLLDSGVSTPILFNISEKDSIQINNVSEITIKGFGGDVPIKALVSNGNQFRLKNITNEDQKLFVVMDKSINFSTSMGIPVHGIIGYDLFRDFVVDINYIRKTIKFRDSESYVYSKNKNKQVLPLSIRSKKAYLNTGLYLKDRKEFSVRLLLDTGSSDALWLFKNDSIDVPDKHYDDFLGKGLNGNIYGKRTKVDGLRIGRFMLNDAKAAFPDKESMRELKNLTGRNGSIGGCVLKRFNVVFDYQRNRITFSKNSNFGKPFKYNLSGLDLQHEGIRYIAESIADDQGVVYNHKSDFGNVQLLFEGQTRLSVAPEIIVSAIRAGSPAHEAGLKEGDVILAVNGKKIHRYKLQDILEMINEKEGKRVKLLIERYNSDLLFSFVLKNMLK; this is encoded by the coding sequence ATGTTACTATCTTCTTTGGTAACAGCACAGGGCTTCAACTTGCCCAAAGGTCAAAAAATTGAAAAATTAAAGTTTCAGCTAATAAATAATTTAATTGTAGTGCCCATTGAAGTAAATGGCACTGAATTATCGTTTCTATTGGATTCTGGGGTGAGCACACCTATACTGTTCAATATATCGGAGAAAGATTCTATTCAAATAAACAATGTTTCTGAGATTACCATAAAAGGCTTTGGAGGTGATGTTCCTATAAAGGCACTGGTTTCTAATGGAAACCAATTTCGATTAAAAAATATAACCAACGAAGACCAAAAGCTATTCGTTGTGATGGATAAAAGTATTAATTTTTCAACTTCCATGGGTATTCCTGTACATGGTATTATTGGATACGATCTTTTTAGGGATTTTGTAGTTGATATCAATTATATACGCAAGACCATTAAATTCCGAGATTCAGAAAGTTATGTGTATTCAAAAAATAAAAACAAGCAGGTTCTGCCATTATCTATCAGGTCTAAAAAGGCGTATCTAAATACGGGGCTTTATCTAAAAGATAGAAAAGAGTTTTCTGTAAGGCTTTTGCTGGATACCGGAAGTAGCGATGCTCTCTGGCTTTTTAAGAATGATTCTATAGATGTGCCCGATAAGCATTATGACGACTTTTTGGGTAAAGGTCTTAACGGTAACATTTATGGAAAAAGAACCAAAGTAGATGGCCTGCGTATAGGTCGTTTTATGTTAAACGATGCAAAAGCTGCTTTTCCCGATAAAGAATCTATGCGGGAACTGAAGAATCTAACGGGGCGTAATGGTAGCATTGGTGGCTGCGTTTTAAAGCGTTTTAATGTGGTCTTTGATTACCAACGAAACCGTATTACCTTCAGCAAGAATTCTAACTTTGGCAAACCTTTTAAATACAACCTATCTGGATTAGACCTGCAACATGAAGGCATTCGTTATATAGCGGAAAGTATTGCGGATGACCAAGGAGTAGTATATAATCATAAAAGCGATTTTGGTAATGTGCAGTTGCTTTTTGAGGGTCAGACTAGATTAAGTGTTGCTCCAGAAATTATTGTGTCTGCCATTAGGGCAGGGAGCCCCGCGCATGAAGCGGGCCTGAAGGAGGGTGATGTTATCTTGGCGGTAAACGGTAAAAAAATTCACCGTTATAAGCTTCAAGATATTCTGGAGATGATCAATGAAAAAGAAGGGAAACGTGTTAAATTACTTATTGAACGGTATAATTCTGATTTGCTCTTCTCCTTTGTTCTTAAGAATATGCTCAAATAA
- a CDS encoding acyl-CoA-binding protein produces the protein MKKEKLHTDFDKAVEFMNNFTEPLPADLLLKLYAYYKIANRNYSNPGSRTPLINAFKANALIQAKNIKRDDAMKAYIKLVKVEVRGKE, from the coding sequence ATGAAGAAGGAGAAATTACATACTGATTTCGACAAGGCGGTAGAGTTCATGAATAACTTTACCGAACCTCTGCCGGCCGATCTACTGCTTAAGCTATACGCTTATTATAAAATAGCGAATAGAAACTATAGCAATCCGGGAAGTAGAACTCCTTTGATCAATGCTTTTAAAGCCAATGCACTAATTCAGGCTAAAAACATTAAGCGAGATGATGCTATGAAGGCATATATTAAACTCGTTAAAGTTGAAGTTAGAGGTAAAGAATAA
- a CDS encoding creatininase family protein gives MRPFILAETNWEALKDEKFDLAILPWGATEAHNYHLPYATDNYQADHMTAESARVAWEKGGKPIVLPTLPFGVNTGQSDIYLDINLNPSTQFAILTDIVEVLNRQGVYKLLIFNGHGGNNFKPLVRELGYKFPKMFISFCFFPGVLNKDLYFDEKGDHADEMETSLMLHLRPDLVLPREKWGDGASKKYKIQSFSEGWAWAEREWSKISEDTGVGNPHKSTKEKGGRFFNDVTQKMGDFIYELCKADTEDLYE, from the coding sequence ATGAGACCTTTTATTTTAGCAGAAACGAATTGGGAAGCCTTAAAGGATGAAAAGTTCGATTTAGCCATATTACCTTGGGGTGCAACCGAGGCACACAATTACCACTTGCCTTATGCTACGGATAATTATCAAGCAGACCATATGACTGCAGAATCTGCACGTGTAGCGTGGGAGAAAGGAGGGAAGCCTATAGTGTTGCCCACGCTTCCGTTTGGAGTTAATACAGGGCAGTCTGATATTTATCTAGATATTAACTTAAATCCAAGTACGCAATTCGCTATTTTGACTGATATAGTAGAAGTGCTCAATAGACAAGGTGTTTATAAATTACTTATTTTTAATGGCCATGGCGGTAATAACTTCAAACCTTTGGTTCGTGAGCTGGGATATAAATTCCCTAAAATGTTTATCAGCTTTTGCTTCTTTCCAGGGGTGTTGAACAAGGATTTGTATTTTGATGAAAAAGGAGACCATGCAGATGAAATGGAAACTAGTCTCATGCTTCATTTACGACCCGATTTGGTATTACCAAGAGAAAAATGGGGAGATGGAGCTTCTAAAAAATATAAAATTCAATCTTTTTCAGAAGGTTGGGCTTGGGCAGAAAGAGAGTGGTCAAAAATAAGTGAAGATACTGGTGTAGGTAACCCACATAAATCTACCAAAGAAAAAGGGGGGCGGTTCTTTAATGATGTTACCCAGAAAATGGGCGATTTTATCTATGAACTCTGTAAAGCGGATACGGAAGACCTTTACGAATAA
- a CDS encoding LUD domain-containing protein, giving the protein MGLFDKLFGGGKQKKVSKETAETRGAHMPDLNIPVDEKFTIHFKQNGGKFLYCDSFSEISQAVKNIVNENSWQEHPFYVMNPKLKEKFAKENISFTNTSRDSEVFFTTCEHLIAQNGSILVCSNQLMDKKLNELPYNVIVFATTSQLVESIGEGLKTIKKKYGHNIPANITTLKHFQANEGNSDDFLTYGSSSKNLYLLLLEDL; this is encoded by the coding sequence ATGGGGCTATTTGACAAATTATTCGGCGGTGGTAAGCAAAAGAAGGTTTCCAAAGAAACAGCGGAAACTAGAGGTGCGCATATGCCCGACCTGAACATTCCTGTAGATGAGAAATTTACCATACATTTTAAACAAAATGGTGGTAAATTTCTTTACTGCGATTCTTTTTCAGAAATTTCTCAAGCGGTAAAGAATATCGTTAATGAGAATAGCTGGCAGGAACACCCCTTCTATGTCATGAACCCAAAGCTCAAAGAAAAGTTCGCAAAAGAAAACATTAGCTTTACAAATACTAGCAGAGATAGTGAAGTCTTTTTCACCACTTGCGAGCATTTAATTGCTCAAAATGGATCTATATTGGTTTGTTCTAATCAACTAATGGATAAAAAGCTTAACGAACTACCTTACAATGTAATCGTATTTGCTACCACTAGTCAACTAGTGGAATCTATAGGTGAAGGCTTAAAAACGATTAAGAAAAAATACGGTCATAATATTCCCGCAAACATTACTACACTAAAGCACTTTCAGGCAAACGAAGGAAACTCAGATGATTTCCTAACTTACGGAAGCAGTTCTAAGAACCTGTACCTTTTACTTTTGGAAGACCTATAA